A window of the Candidatus Bathyarchaeia archaeon genome harbors these coding sequences:
- a CDS encoding 50S ribosomal protein L21e — protein sequence MRKKGHQMNTRALFRKDPRERGKTTLSKLLHGYNEGDKIVVTIDSSVQKGMPHRRFHGKVGVIRAKRGRSYVVNVTQGDATKEIIVRPEHLTLYSSGVVD from the coding sequence TTGAGGAAAAAAGGCCATCAGATGAACACAAGAGCTCTGTTTAGGAAGGACCCTAGAGAACGAGGCAAAACAACATTGAGCAAACTCCTACACGGTTACAACGAAGGAGACAAAATCGTTGTTACGATAGACTCAAGCGTGCAGAAGGGTATGCCTCATAGACGCTTCCATGGGAAGGTGGGCGTCATCAGAGCTAAACGCGGACGCTCCTACGTGGTCAACGTAACACAGGGCGACGCCACAAAAGAAATAATTGTACGCCCAGAGCATTTGACGCTGTATTCAAGTGGTGTGGTGGATTAG
- a CDS encoding tRNA pseudouridine(54/55) synthase Pus10, producing MTLDILDTAKKVLEKHPLCNHCLGRQFALLGYGVDNEKRGEALKLILTMKAHRLATMKNNKGVTLLKTLASNGNYAMATEILKRMKKKANESQPCHLCQGRLESIEELTTLALDKLKEYEYKTTLVGVELPVEVEEREDEVKGEFTVKHGESLRNEFSRIIGKRIAEATGKQVEYERPEIVVLINPFTGHVYLQVNPLHIGGRYRKLVRDIPQSRWLCSNCRGKGCKNCNWTGKMYPESVEEIVGYPALKMTQGEDIAFHGAGREDIDARMLGSGRPFVIEVKKPRKRFINLRNLKETINAGAKGKVEVSDLYFADKDVVRKLKRSEEAQKRYRATVKVDKRVSEKQLTALRDALKGTLVKQQTPKRVMHRRADMIREKYIYEANVKRLTPNRFELEIRCQGGLYIKELITGDDGRTVPSVAQILGVKAVPAELDVLGVYMEDDK from the coding sequence TTGACGCTTGACATCCTCGACACAGCAAAAAAAGTGTTAGAGAAACATCCATTATGCAACCATTGCCTAGGCCGACAATTCGCACTCTTGGGTTACGGCGTCGATAACGAAAAACGAGGCGAAGCCCTGAAACTCATTCTAACAATGAAGGCACACCGACTGGCAACGATGAAGAACAACAAGGGAGTCACGCTACTGAAAACTCTGGCTTCCAACGGCAACTATGCAATGGCTACTGAAATCCTCAAAAGAATGAAGAAGAAAGCAAACGAGTCACAGCCTTGCCACCTTTGTCAAGGACGTTTAGAGTCCATTGAAGAACTGACAACTCTCGCCTTGGACAAGTTGAAGGAATATGAATACAAAACTACGCTTGTAGGCGTTGAACTTCCTGTTGAAGTGGAAGAACGAGAAGACGAGGTCAAAGGCGAATTCACGGTTAAGCATGGAGAAAGCTTGCGCAACGAATTCAGTCGAATCATCGGCAAAAGAATCGCTGAAGCAACTGGAAAACAGGTCGAGTATGAACGCCCCGAAATAGTTGTTCTGATCAATCCGTTCACAGGGCATGTTTATTTGCAGGTTAATCCGCTCCACATTGGCGGCCGATACCGCAAACTCGTACGCGACATTCCCCAATCACGATGGCTCTGTAGCAACTGCAGGGGCAAAGGCTGCAAGAACTGCAATTGGACGGGCAAGATGTATCCTGAATCGGTTGAGGAGATCGTAGGTTATCCAGCGCTGAAGATGACCCAAGGAGAGGACATAGCCTTTCATGGAGCCGGACGCGAAGACATCGACGCCCGCATGCTAGGCTCAGGGCGCCCCTTCGTCATCGAAGTCAAGAAGCCACGAAAACGTTTCATCAACTTGAGGAACCTGAAGGAGACGATTAACGCCGGCGCCAAAGGCAAAGTCGAGGTCTCCGATCTGTATTTTGCAGACAAAGACGTGGTTAGGAAGCTCAAACGGAGCGAAGAAGCTCAAAAACGATACAGGGCAACTGTGAAGGTGGATAAGCGCGTTTCTGAGAAGCAGCTGACAGCGTTGCGAGATGCTTTGAAAGGCACGCTTGTTAAGCAGCAGACGCCTAAACGCGTCATGCATCGCCGCGCTGATATGATTCGGGAAAAGTACATATACGAGGCGAATGTAAAGAGGTTGACGCCCAATCGCTTTGAACTAGAAATCCGATGCCAAGGAGGTCTCTACATCAAGGAATTGATAACGGGAGACGATGGCAGAACCGTGCCCAGCGTGGCTCAGATCTTAGGCGTCAAGGCTGTTCCTGCGGAGCTTGACGTGTTGGGCGTTTACATGGAGGACGATAAGTAA